The DNA region CTACAGGCCATCGCGTGAATCTATCAATGCAAGTGAAAATGTAACTGAAGCCATTCGAAACCGGCAGTGGTCCTATAATGTCGATATGTACGTGCTCGAATCTGTTATCGGGATGACGGAAATGACCTACTGCGGAACTGGTGTGGCGATGTATCTTAACTCTCTGGCATTTTATACACGCTTGCGTCCAATTACGAATATCCCGATTCATACTTGGCCATACAAAACGTTCGCTGATTAGTTTGATGGTGGCCTTTATTCCGGGATGCGAAATATTGTGCATGGCTTCGAAAATGTTTCGCCTTAGCGGCTTTGGAATAAATGGTCTTGGTTGACCTGTAGAAATATCGCAGATGATGCTTACTTCTTCCAATGGAGTTTCTTTGAGAACTAACGAGGTTGTATTGGCAGACTTTAGTCTGTTTAACTCGACGTCGATATTTTGTAATGCTGCTAACTTGTGATAATCGATTTCGGACTGGACGAGAGCGTTGACCATCGTTCTGGATAGCGCGTCTGCCACTTCGTTACTATTGCCTTTGATATACTGTATGTTAGACGTGAATTGGGAAATAAATTCTAATTGTCGGATTTCCCTCGGCGAGTAGTTGTCCTGTTTGGCATTCAATGCTTTTGTGAGGGGTTTATGGTCTGTATATACTGTGAAAATGGTACCCTCAATCATATGTCGGAAATGTTTTATTGCCAAGTAAATCGCTAGGAGTTCTCTTCCGAAAGTACTATATCTTGTTTGTGTCGGATTCAGTCTTTTCGAAAAAAATGAGAGCGGTTCCCATATGCCATTTACTAATTGTTGTAAAACGGCTCCTACCGCTACATCTGATGCATCCGTCATGATAGCTAACGGTGTTTCGCTCTTTCGTCTAGTTAGTGTCACTTCTTTATTTAGTGCTTTTTTAGCGTTCTCGAATGCTTGGATCGCGTCTGGTGATAATTGGAATATCCGTGCGTTTCCGCGTAATGCATCTGTTAGTGGTTGCAATATTGACGCGCAATTCGGGATAAATCgtctgtaataatttattaacccgAGAAATCGGCGTAACTTTTTCCATGAGTCGGGTAGGGGATAATTCCTAATGGCGTCGACTTCTGTTGCTATTGGTGTGATGCCTTGAGAAGTTATATTGTGACCTAGGAACTGTAAAGATTCTTTTCCGAATTCACActtctcaatatttatagaaatgCCGTGTTCTCTGAGTCGTATAAATAATTGCCGTAGTTGTTGCATATGCTCATCCTTAGTGGTGCTAGCTACTAATAAATCGTCGATATACGCGTATACCCCAGGTAAACCTCTAATGACCTGGTCGATAAACCGCTGAAAGGTTTGTGCCGCGTTAGTCAGTCCAAAAGGCATACGCAGGAATTCATATAGCCCAAATGGGGTTGTTACTGTTGTCTTCGGTATGTCTTGTGGGGCAACAGGGATGTGGTAGTATGCTCTGGTTAAGTCGATCTTCGAGAAGATAGTAGTGCCCTCTATACTGTAGGTGAAATCATGAATGTGCGGTATAGGATATGTCAGCTACCGTTTGTTTGTTTAGTGCTCTGTAATCCCCACATGGCCTAATCTCTCCATTCTTTTTCGGGGCCATATGTAGCGGGGATGCCCACGGGCTGTTCGATGGCCTTATAATGCCTAGCCTCATTAGCTTGTCGAATTCCTGTTTTGCGATAGCTAGTCTTTTGGGATCTAACCTTCTTGGTCTTGCATTGATTGGTGGACCATTCGTTACGATGTGATGCTGAATAGAATGTTTGAGATCCGCTTTATTGTATGTTACTTTTACGAGTTCAGGGAACTCCCTTAACAACTTTATATGGATCACCACAACTTTTATCTATCACAAGGTTCATTGAAACGGCTTCCGTAAGTATTCCTCTTATCGAAGTGGTTTGACTGCCGTTTATAAGTCTGTGTCGTCTAGAGTCTACTAGCAGGTCAAAGTTACATAAGAAATCTATGCCTATTATGGGCATCGATACGTCTGCTATGACAAAGTTCCAACGGTATGAAGCGCCACGTCCAAAATCTAGGGACAATTTCCGTTTACCATATGTCTTAATATCTGATTTATTTGCTGCTCTTAGCACTAACGACGGGTtaatgttttttctttcctcGTTAAATGGAGGTACTACGCTAATTTCCGCTCCAGTGTCAACTAAGAATTGTGCGCCAGTGGTCCGGTCTTGTATATAAAAGAGGCGACTATTTTCAGGCATTATGTGTGTTGATGCTGTTGCCATTGATACTCGTGGGTATCGGTTACTATCCCTGTTAAATCTACAAGGTTGTAGGCACTTTCTAGCCCTGTAGTCGAACATTTGATGATACCAACATATCGCGGGAGTTGTGCGTCGTCTAGAAGTTGACCGGGTCCTTTCACGCGAACGATCTCGCGATGACCTTCGTGGCTTTTCTCTCTGCGTTAACTCTGAGAGTTTTCGGcacaaaacatttatttcctTCTGTAGAGTATCAAGTCTATCGTCTACCGTCACACTGTGTAGTGGagggcttgcttgcttgcttctttCGTATATTCTATCGGCTATCTTTGCTATATTGTCTAAATCAGCATCCGTATCTCCCACAGCTAGGATCTGCTGTATATTTGCAGGGAGTCGGCGGAGCCACAGTTGATAAAAGAGATTATTGTCAATGTGTCTATCGCCAAGTAgacttttcatataattttttagtTGTGATGGGGTTCTATCTCCAATTTGTACTTGGTTAAGAAGTTGTTCGACGGCTTGTTGGTCACTGAGAGAGAGAGTTTTAATTACAGCCTCTTTTAGCACGTCGTATGGTTTTTCTGTGTCTGGTTTTGCTAGTGCCTCTCGGACGCTGTCAGCTACTTCGTCTGGGAGTAGTGTGCTTGTCAGGCCGAACTTATCCTTTTGCAAAAGAATGCGGTTAgcgagaaaataattttcaagtctTATAAACCAAAGTTTTGGGTCTGCGATTTTAAAAGAAGGGGCAGGGAGGTTAAGAGACCTCACGGACGAGGCTTGCTGTACGCTTGAAACTGTGTTTTCATAAGACATGCTTATAAAAATTAAGTAGCACACGAAAATACTTTAACAATCACAAGGAAAAATAGACGGGCGAAAACAATGATAGTAAAAAAACGGcacaatttataaaatggaacagacttactaaattgcaccaatatatcaattgtttatgaataattgttatttattatgattataattgtCACGTTTAATGTTTGCGAAATAATGTAagtgtaattaaaataataatataaatccacAGTTGTAATTATAGTTCATTTGATAATCCAAATTGAGATAAAGGTAGTCGGATTTTTGGAATTTGATTATTTCGCCAAAATTCGCTTCCCGTTCTCACGTCGGGATTACCA from Schistosoma haematobium chromosome ZW, whole genome shotgun sequence includes:
- a CDS encoding hypothetical protein (EggNog:ENOG410VENC~COG:A); this encodes MPFGLTNAAQTFQRFIDQVIRGLPGVYAYIDDLLVASTTKDEHMQQLRQLFIRLREHGISINIEKCEFGKESLQFLGHNITSQGITPIATEVDAIRNYPLPDSWKKLRRFLGLINYYRRFIPNCASILQPLTDALRGNARIFQLSPDAIQAFENAKKALNKEVTLTRRKSETPLAIMTDASDVAVGAVLQQLVNGIWEPLSFFSKRLNPTQTRYSTFGRELLAIYLAIKHFRHMIEGTIFTVYTDHKPLTKALNAKQDNYSPREIRQLEFISQFTSNIQYIKGNSNEVADALSRTMVNALVQSEIDYHKLAALQNIDVELNRLKSANTTSLVLKETPLEEVSIICDISTGQPRPFIPKPLRRNIFEAMHNISHPGIKATIKLISERFVWPSMNRDIRNWTQACIKCQRVKIHRHTSSAVGHFRHPDNRFEHVHIDIIGPLPVSNGFSYIFTCIDRFTRWPVAVPIKDITAETIAKTLVEHWISHYGVPTNITTDRGAQFESRLFQQLTELGTKRIRTTSYHPMSNGMVERLHRQLKASLTAVISNNDWASKLPLVMLSLRSTIKQDIECCPAELVYGTTLRLPGEFFTAGKSVPTDIADYVQRLKQHMSSLRITLPRQHQRRVYIPKHLSDSTHVFIRRDNVQRPLQPAYDGPFKVIKRDDKTITVEKAGKTDVISIDRVKPAFIEAYDQPVHTDTAKTVESSKRQFQSSTTSTNTSEENPVTTRSGRRVRWPQHYVAAIFY